The bacterium genomic interval GCTTGTCGGGAATTTCGTTATATCTGTCCTTTGCGGTAGTGCGCTCATCTACGGCGCCCTGCCATCAGGGGTAGTCTCTGCGAAAACCGTGTGGGCTGCTATAATAGCCGCTGCGATAAATTTCCCCAGAGAGGTTCTGAAGGATGTTTCTGACATCGAGGGTGACAGGAGAGCTGGTAGAGCGACTTTTCCAAACAAATTCGGAATAAGAAAAGCTGTTAATGTTGCTGTTATAAGTGCCATTTTCGCACAGATAGTCATTCTGATACCTTATGTGGTTGGGATGTATTCGCAAAGTTACCTTGCAGCGGCTTTTTTCGCCTCTATGATGATGTGGTTTGGCACTATCTATGCCGTAAGGGGTTATCCAGAACAAGGCCAAAAATTTCTTAAAGTGGCAATGGTTTTGGGAGATTTGGCGCTGGCGATCGAGGTAATATTTAGTTGTATTCGCAAAGTTACCTTGCAGCGG includes:
- a CDS encoding geranylgeranylglycerol-phosphate geranylgeranyltransferase encodes the protein MNGFTRKIFAFVSLARPANFLLVFAAVLIGGALSGTIGIYSLVAAFSAALVLSGANAANDFFDINADSISHPGRVLPKGMLTRHEAMIFAIAAQIAGLILAFTIGLRTAIFAFWAIALLWVYSLWLSGTPLVGNFVISVLCGSALIYGALPSGVVSAKTVWAAIIAAAINFPREVLKDVSDIEGDRRAGRATFPNKFGIRKAVNVAVISAIFAQIVILIPYVVGMYSQSYLAAAFFASMMMWFGTIYAVRGYPEQGQKFLKVAMVLGDLALAIEVIFSCIRKVTLQRLFLPL